In Tribolium castaneum strain GA2 chromosome 4, icTriCast1.1, whole genome shotgun sequence, one DNA window encodes the following:
- the LOC103313246 gene encoding serine protease snake encodes MKFYVLLYLIFISFKINYCTSNISSTKCEEYAKAVYVQTISPVLSLNAKTNNVSECGIVSVPLIIGGTAATEKEFPHMAVIGYGETADSQLGWDCGGTLISELYVLTAAHCLESRELGPSQLVRFGTTHLDEPDPDLQERVVVARIPHPDYKPPLKANDIGLIKLEEPVEFTPHVRPACLNTADINPGRKALASGFGKLSYDAETGSKNLMKVLLNVYPNNRCSKAIREQIKDTMLCAGHLEGGKDTCQGDSGGPLQIVLEKPYCMYSVIGVTSFGKFCGFANAPAIYTKISAYISWIESIVWK; translated from the exons atgaaattctACGTGTTGCTATACTTAATATtcataagttttaaaataaattattgtactAGTAATATTTCATCCACGA aATGTGAGGAATATGCAAAAGCAGTTTATGTTCAAACTATCAGTCCAGTGCTGTCTCTAAACGCCAAAACAAATAATGTATCCGAATGTGGAATCGTGTCAGTGCCTTTAATAATAGGCGGAACAGCTGCAACCGAAAAAGAATTTCCTCACATG gcTGTGATTGGATATGGGGAAACAGCAGATTCTCAGCTCGGATGGGATTGTGGAGGCACTTTAATTAGTGAATTATATGTTTTAACAGCTGCTCATTGCTTGGAAAGTCGAGAATT AGGACCATCTCAACTTGTCCGCTTTGGTACTACACATTTAGATGAGCCGGATCCCGATTTGCAAGAACGTGTAGTTGTTGCAAGAATCCCTCATCCAGACTATAAACCACCGCTAAAAGCCAACGATATAGGTTTAATTAAACTAGAAGAACCCGTAGAATTCACACCACATGTAAGACCTGCTTGTTTAAATACCGCTGATATAAATCCTGGACGAAAAGCACTAGCATCAGGGTTTGGGAAATTGTCGTACG ATGCGGAAACCGGGAgtaaaaacttaatgaaagTATTACTCAATGTTTATCCCAACAATCGATGCTCGAAAGCAATACGAGAACAGATAAAGGACACAATGCTGTGTGCTGGACATTTGGAAGGAGGCAAAGATACTTGTCAGGGAGACTCAGGAGGTCCATTGCAGattgttttagaaaaaccaTACTGTATGTATAGTGTTATTGGAGTTACTTCCTTTGGGAAATTTTGTGGTTTTGCTAATGCACCAgccatttatacaaaaatttccGCTTATATTTCTTGGATTGAAAGTATTGtatggaaataa